CGGCCAGCGCGTGGTGGTTCGGGGTGATGGCGCGGCCGTAGATGCAAAGCGATGGGTCGCTGTCGCCCTTGCCGATGTCGCCCAGCACCTGGTCGTAGGTGCGGTTCTCCTTGATGACGTAGATGACATGCTCGAACACCGACCTGCCACCCGGCCGCGACGGCACGGGAACGGGCGTTCCGGCGCGCGCGCGGCGCTCCCAGGCGCGCAGGGCCTGCGGCACGCGAGCATCGGCGCGCACCTGGCGCGTCCACGCCGCGAGCCGCCCGTCCGCCGGGAGCGGCACGCGGTTGAGCGTGCCGAGGAACCAGGCCACGCGGCGGCCATGCGCCTTCGGGTCGCCACCGCGGGAGCCGATCCCCTTCACGTTCGCAACGAAGAGCCGCTGCCCGTCGCTGGCGAGAGCGCCCGGGTACCAGCCGGCGGGGATGAAGCCGCGCAGGGCGCCGCCTCCACGCGGCCCGCCGCGCGGCGCGATCACGGCGACGGCATTGTTGCCGCCGCACGCCGCGAAGAGCGTCCGGCCGTCGGGCGAGAGGGCGAGCGCGTTCGGCTGGCTGCCGAAGCGCAGTGCGGGGTCCGGTCGCACGAGGATCGTCTCGATGCGCCGGCGCGCCGCCGTGTCGATCACGCTCACCGAGTCCGAGTTGGCGGCCGCGCAGTAGAGGCGCGCGCCGTCCGGCGAGAGCGCCAGGGCGCAGGGCTGAAGGCCGGCGGCGACCTCGACAAGCGGGCGGCCGCGCGCCAGGTCCACGAGCGATACGGTGCCGCTCGACGCGACACCCCGCGCGTCGACCAGGGCGGGCGTGCCCGAGGAGGGCGCGGTGCGCTCGCCTGTCCGCGCGCGCCGGCCGCCCCAGTTCGACACCCAGGCGGCGCGCCCGTCGCGAGAGAGGCAGACCGCGTATGGCGCGACCCCGACGGGGATCTGCCGGCGGGGCGCGCCGGCCCCCAGGTCGACCTCGGCGATCGCGTTGTTGCGGGAGAGGGCTACCCAGGCGGTGCGGCCGTCGGTGGTGAGGGCGAGCCCGCAGGGGTACGACTCGCCCTTGCCGCCGGGTCCTGGCAGCGCGATGGAGCGCGCCCACTCCAGCCGGCCGTCCGGCACCGCGCGCGCCTCCCACAGCAGGCTGCCCGCGCCCGTCGTCCAGACATGCGCGCCGTCCGGCGAGACGGCCAGGCCGTGCATCGAGCTCCCGCCGGAGGGGAACGGCAGCTCCTGGCGAATCGTCCACGCGTCGGCGTCGACCACCACCAGGCCGCGGTTGTCCTTCACGTACAGCGTGCGGCGGTCGGCAGAGAGCGCGAGGTCGACCGGCCGGCCGCCGAAGGCGAGGGCATCGCCGGCCGGGCGCAGCATCTGGCCGGTGGCGACGCGTACACCGCCAGGAACCGGGCCGACCCGGGCGACCGCGACCGGCGGGGGCCGCGTGAGCGCGGCTGCGGCCACCGCTGCAGCCGCCACGCCGGCGAGGGCAAGCGAGGCGAGGGGCTTCGCGCTCATCGGCGGCGCCTTGCCGGGCTCAACGCGCGCCCGGCCCGCGGGCGCTGCCTCTGGCGCTGGCGCCCTTCTGCTGGGCGAGTTGCGGCGGCGGGTTCAGGGCACGGTAGGCGGCCAGGCCGATCAACACGAGGACGACGGCGATGATGGCGCCCGCCACCGCCGGACTCAGCTCCTTGCGCATCTCCTCCGCTCCGGTGGGTTAACTGCCCTCCGGTCGCGCTCGGCGAGATGGCCGCGGCGACCGGATCGTTTCGCTGTCGTAGCCGCGGGCCATTCGGATCCCACGGCCCGAGCCACTTCCCGCAGCTCCGGCGACCGTGGCGCGCCAGCAGCAACGGCGCCTCGCGCAACGCCGTCGACGAGGTCGATGAGTGGGGATTCGCCCAGGGCGAGCCCTCCGCGCCGAAAGGGGTCGGCGCGCCTCTCGCGGCGGTCCACGTAGCCATGCGGTTCGTGGCTCGGACGGGGAGCTCCGCGGGCCCGGCCACACGCCGTCATTGTACCCGCCGCTTGCCGCCAGGATTCGGTCGCATCCGCTCCGATCGCTCGCGAACGGTGGGCCAATGTGGCACGCATTATGCAATGTCGCAAGCTAGCCCGTACCCATCTGACCCATTCGGGAGTCACCCGGCCGGGCATGGCGCACCTTCATCACCATGGTAGCAAAGGAGACCTGCCTGTAGTCGCCAGCCCGTGCCGCGCTCCTTGTCGTCGTGCTGGTCGGCGCCCCTGGGCTGGCCGCGCCTTCCGAGGCGCAGCGACTCGGCAGGACGCGCAGACCCTCCCGAGCGCGCACGGCCGGAGCGCCGTCCTCGCGATCACGCCGGTATATGACCTGTGTAAGCAGGTGGGCGGCGGGCCACCGCGATGTGGCACGGAACATGCAGCGGTGGAGTACGATCGCGCCTGGCATAGGCTACGCCCCGGGGCGTGCAGTGAGGCGCTTCAGAAGGAGGTTCGGTAATGCGTGGTAAGGGGATCGCGATCGTCCTTGCGATCATGGTGCTCGGCGTCCTCGCCGTGCGAGCGCCCGCGGACGACTTCGACTTCAGCGGGAACTTTACGTATGACAACGACGTGCTGCAGTTCAACTTCACGGTCGGCGCGCCAAGCTCGGTGACCGTGTTCTCGTCCTCATGGCTCCAGGGAGACCCGCCCGCCGGCTTCGACCCGATGCTTGGAATCTGGGACGCGGCGGGCAACCTGATCGCTTTTCAGGACGACGGCGCCGTCGTTGGAACGACCCTGTCGAACGGGGTTCCCTACAGCCATGGCACCTGGGACAGCTACTACACCGTGGCCCTGGGCGCCGGCGACTACATCGCCACGGTGACCCAGTTCGACAATTTCAACGTCGGGAGCCTGCTGTCCAGTGGCTTCGTGCGTGACGGCGTCGCGAACCGGAGTTTCACGAGCGCGTTGGGCTATGGCGGCGCCACCCAGACCTACTTCAACGGCGTGTGGGACGGCCTCGACCCGCGTACCTCGGCCTGGGAGTTCCATCTGCTGAACGTGGCGGGCGCCACCGTCCAGCCGGCGGTTCCGGAGCCCTCGTCGGCCGTCGCGCTGGCGCTTGGCGGCCTCGCGCTGCTCGCCCTGCGACGGCGGCGCGCATAGACGTCGCCGGGGCGTCGCGCAGCGGTTTGCGCCAGGCAGCGACATCGCGCCGATCGGGCGGGCGGAGCGGATACTCCGTCCGCCCGATTCCGACTCGCCCGACCCGGCTGGAGGCGGGCCGGGCGAGTCAGAATCGGGCGCGCAGTTCCGGGCGACGCCACGGCCGACGCCTTTCGTCCCGTGCGGCTAGCCACGTCGTCCTGCATCGTCGGCTTCCTGCCCCTCGATCGGCCTTCCTCAACCCCATCGGAGAACCCTCGCGCCGGCCGGTGTGCGACCCCGCCGCGTCGGCCTTCGTTTCCCGATGCCCGCGTTCCCCATGGGGGCCGTCACCGCGGCGCGACCCGTTCGGGGTGGCACAAGAAAGAGCCCCCTGGCGCGGGGCGAGGGGGCTCTGTATGGGCGTCTCCGGGCGTAACGCACCGGGCTGGTGCTCGCCTAGGCGCGGCGCATCCGGCGCAGGGCGAAGACGCCGAACGCCAGGCCGCCGCCGGCCAGCATCGCCAGCGAGCCGGGCTCCGGCACGACCGGGGTGGCAAGGACGGAGACGATCTCGTTTGTGTAGAGCTGCACGCCTTCTGGACCGTCGAGGAAGGTGTCACTGAGGAACCCGTTGACGATGCTGCGGCCGCCGTTGCCGACCACGATGGCGCCCTCGGCGCTGGCGAACGTCGCAGCCGTGGTGCCGCTGAGGCCGGTAGAGAAGATGCCCCATCCGGGGTTGAACAGGTCGACCGGGTTGCTGATGCCGGTCGCGAGCGCCGGGTCGGTTACGGTTACGGTCGTCTCGTTGGTGTTGAGCGTGTACGTGGCGCCGAGCCCGGTGGTGTGGGTGTTGTTCAAGGTCCAGTCGGTGGCGATCGCCGCGCCGCCGCCGGCCACGAAGGCGTTGAGGGCGGTGAAGGCCGCGTCGTAGGAGAGTCCGCTGGAGTTCTGCTGGAAGAAGATGCCCAGATCGAACGTTCCGAGAGCGATCTGCGTGGCGAAGTCCGTCGGGTCGGTGGCCGTGGTCACCGTGTAGCTGCCAGGCAGCGCGGCGAGCGCCGCCGCCATCTGGTCGGTGCCAAGGGTCAGGTCAACGTAGTACAGGATGCTCTGGGCGCGCGCCGGCCCAAGCCCTACAACTGCCAGGAGCGAAAGGCAGGCTACCGCCCGCAGAAGCGCTTTGCCCACTGTCTACCCCTCCTCGCGCGTCAGCGCGAACACGTTTGATATCGGCTTGCTCACCCCGCCAGACCGGTTCCGACCGGGACGCGCGGAGCGACGGCAGGGCGCCGCACAGCCTTCGCTGCAAGATCCATGCCATCGTCGCGCATCGATGGGGAATCGGCTCGTCGTGGCCGCTTGCGGACGGGAGGGGAGATCAGCCTGCCTGGCCCGCGACGAAAGCCTCCAGGGCGGCCGCCCCGATCGCGGAGACGGCCGTGTAGCCGCGGCGGCCGCGAAACCAGGCGATCGCCTGCGCGCGGTCGCGGCGGGCGAGGAAGGCGGTGAGGTGGCCGAGGCGCAGCCGGCGCCAGCCTCGGGGCGGGTCGGTCCGCGGGCCGTGCGCCTCGCGAACGAAGACGCTCAGCGAAGCGAGCCCGTCACTGTATACCACCTGCGTGGCCGGCTTGCCGCCGATCCGGCTGCCGAGGGCCCGCGTCGCGCGGAACCCCAGCGGGCCCTCGGCGCGCAGCCCCAGCCGGGCGGCGACCGCGCCCGGTTCGTCGGCGCGTTTCGGCCGGGCGGGAGCCGGCGCGGCAACCACGTGGGAGCGGTCGCCAGGCGGGAGCGTGAACCAGTCGTCTGGCGTCGACCGTGGGAACCGGACCTGCTGGTAGCTCAACAGGCTGACCAGCGCGCCGCTCGCGGCGCGCGTTTCAACCCGCAGCGTGCGGTAGGTGGCCCGGTCCACCCAGCGCCGCTGGGAGACCTTGCCGGGCCGACGGGGGCGGACCTCCAGGAGGTAGCACGGCCGCCCGGCGGCCGTGGCCCGCTCGGCGACGAGCGCGATACGGTAGTTGCGCAGGATCAGCGCGTGGGCGGCGGCGACGGCCGGGTCGGGCGGAGGCGAGTCAGCACGGGTCGCGGTGCGGGCGCGGGGCTCGTACTGCCACCGCGTCCTGCCGTCGAAACAGACGATGCGGCCGCGCGCGGCGCGCGGGGCCTCGTAGTCCATGCGGTAGCGGCCGCGGGAACCGTAGCGTACCCGCGCCAGGGTCGAGGTGGTGTGACGGGTGCCCCACACCTGGAGCGCCATCGTCGCCTCCATCGGCGTGTCCGCGCCCCGGGTCAGCGCCAGGCGCCAGATGCGCGACCCGGCGGTCTGCGACCGGGTCTCCGTTGCCGGCGCGGCGGCTACCGTCGCGGCGAGCGCCAGCGCGGAGGTGATCGCCGCCGCGCGGGGAAGGCGCTCAGAGCGCATCGAAGTCCTCGGGCGCCTGGAGTCGGGCCGTCGCCTCGGCGTGCGCGTCGCGCTGGAACTCGGCGCTCGGGCCGGCCTCGGCCAGGGCCTGAGCCGCGTGGAGCGCCACCATCTCGTCGATCTCGCGAACCGCGGGAAGGCCGCCCGAGACGCCGCTCGATCGGCCTGGCGCGAGAAGGCCGGGACCGATGGCGACGGCTCCCCCGAGCACCGCGAGCGCGGCGGCGGTCGCCCACCCGAGGCGGCGGCGCAGGGCAGGCGGACGGGGCCGCGCGGACCGCGCGCCCGCTTCCGTGCCGGCGCCGGCGCGGAAGCGGGCCAGCACGCGCTCCCGCGACGGGCCCGCCTCGGGCGCCGGAACGTTGCCCAGGAGGCGGCGCGTTGCCGCGAGGGCCGCGTGCTCCCGCCGGCAGGCGCGGCATTCGCGCAGGTGGTCGGCGACCGCCACGGCCGTCTCGGCCGGCAGCGCGCCGTCGATGAAGTCATTGATCGCGCGCAGCATATCGCTACAGGTAGTCATTGCCCGATGTTCCTAGGAGCCCTCGCGGCCCGAGCGCGCCCTATGGGCGCGTCACGTGTGCCGCGAGGGCTCTCCGCAACTGGTTGCGTCCCCGGTGCAGGCGCGAGCGCACCGTGCCGATCGGGATGCCGAGCGCCCGGCTCACGTCGGCGTAGTCCATCTGCTCCATGTCGGCCAGCACCACCACGGAGCGGAACTCCTCCGGCAGGGCCATCAGCGCGCCCTGCACCTCCTCCGAGAGCGAGTTGTCGACGACCAGGCGCACAGGATCGGCGGACTCGTCCACGATCGCGTCGGCACCGTGGCCATCGCCGTCTTCCAGACTCTCGGCGGCGTGACGTCTCGCGCGGCGCACCATGTCGATCCGCGTCGTGGTCATCACCCGGTACATCCACCGCATGAAGGTCGTCTCTCCACGGAACTGGTGAAAGGACCGAAAGCCCTCGATCAGCGCCTCGCTCATCAGGTCCTCGGCGTCGTCGCGGCTGCCGGCCGTGCGGTAGGCGTAGCGCCACAGGGCCTCCCAACACTCGTCGATGAGGGCTTCGAAGGCTGCCTGTTGTCCGGCGCCGGTGTGCTGCTCCGCCGCGCGTCGCGGAAGGCCGAGTCTCATGGTGGTGGCGGTCGCCATAACAACCGCAATGGCGCGCGCGGCGCGCCCAAAGGTTCCGTCGGGGCTCGCCCATCGCGCTGCCGCTTCACGCGCCCCCGCCTGGGTGGCGAACCCTCGGCGCGCCCGCGGCACTTCCTGCCGTGGCGGCCAGGAGGCTACGTCCGGGACGGGCCTTGCGCGGGCCGCACGACGACCAGGCCCCCCGGCTCGGCGGCCGGGGGGCCTGGCCTCGGCGAGCGGAGCCCTCCTACCTGGCGCGAGGCCTGGTCGCCTTTGCGGCCTTGTGCGGAGCCACGTGTCCGGCGGCCACCTTCACCGTGCGCCTGGCGGCGCTCCTCGCCGCGCGATGGGCAGCGATCTTCGCGGTGTGCCTGGCGGCGCTCTTCGCGGCGCGACGGGCCGTCTTTGCCGTGTGCCTGGCGGCGCTCTTCGCCGTGTGCCTGGCGGCGTGCTTCGCCGCGCGCTTCGTGGAAACGACCGGGGCCGCCTTGAGGGCGCCCGGCCTGGGACCGGCGGTTGCCGAGGCGGCCGGGAACAGCATGAGGCCGGCGAGGGCGGCGGCGAGAGCGGCGGTCAGCAGGGACCTTGCGCTGGACATTTCGAGATACGCCTCCTGGTGCGAGATGGTTGGCGGAACGGAGCTCTCCGGCGCCGGACCCCGGCTCCGTGGCCAGCGCTCCTACCATCCCCAGTGGCGCGCGCCGTCGCGCGATTGGTTCCCGCTCCCCGGGGGAATCCTCGGGCCGGTCCGTGGTGCCAGCCTCAGCCACGCTCCACGCGCGCGATCGCATCGCAGATGTACCCCAGGTTGCCCTCATTGATCGCGGCCACGCAGATCCGGCCGCTGTCGACAACGTAGAGGCCGTACTCGGCGCGCAGGCGGCGAACCTCCTCCAGCGGGATGCCAAGGAACGAGAACATGCCCCGCTGGCGCTCCACGAAGCTGAAGTCCCGGCGCGTCGCCCGCTCGCGCAGCGCAGCGGCGAACGCGACGCGCATGGCGCGGATCCGCGTTCGCATCGCGGCGAGCTCCTCCTCCCAGCGGGCCCGCAGGCCCGAATCGCCGAGCACCAGCGCGGCGACCTGGCCTCCCCAAGACGGCGGGTTGGAGTAGCTTGCGCGGATGATGCGCTTGAGCTGGGTGCGCAGGCGCCGCGCCTCATCCTCGCTGGCGGCGACCACGGTGAGGGCGCCCACGCGCTCACGGTACAGCGAGAGGGACTTGGAGAAGGAGCTGGCCACCAGGAACGGCGCGCCGGCCTCGGCGAGCAGTCGCACCGCCAGCGCGTCGCCCTCGAGCCCCTCCGCGAAGCCCTGGTACGCCAGGTCGACGAAGGGCACCAGGCCGCCCTCGCGGCAGGCCGCGACGATGGCTTCCCATTGCTCCGGCGTGGGGTCGACCCCGGTCGGGTTGTGACAGCAGGCGTGCAGCACGACGACCGCGCCCGCGGGCATCGCGCCGAGCGCCCGCAGCATCGCCGGGAAGCTCAGCGCACGCGTCGCGGCGTCGTAGTAGGGGTAGGTCTCGACGCGGAGGCCCGCCGCCTCGAGCACGCCGCGATGGTTCTCCCATGTCGGGGAGCTGATGTAGGCGACGGCGGACGGCAGGAAGCGCCTGAGGAGCTCGGCGCCAACGCGGAGGGCGCCGGTGCCGCCGAGCGTTTCAACCGTCACCGCGCGTCCGGAGCGGCGCGCGGGCGAGCCCGCCCCGAGGAGCAGGTCCTGCGCGGCGGCGTTGTAGGCCGGCAGTCCGTCGATGGGCAGATAGGCCTTGGTGGGCTCCGCCAACAGCCAGCGCTCGGAGGCCTGACGCACGCAGTCGAGCAGTGGAACGCGGCCCGACGCGTCCTGATAGACGCCGACCCCCAGGTTCACCTTGCGCGGGTTCACGTCGGCGGCGAAGGCCTCGGTGAGGCCGAGGATGGGGTCCGGCGGGGCGTCGGGAACGTCGGCGAACGGCGATGGGCGCATGGCGGCTCCTTCGGGCGCGCCGCGCGGCGTCTCTCGCGGCCGCGCGTGGCGGCGGTCCGTCCGAAGTATAGCACGCGGTCGGCGGCGGGAGGGCGGCCTGGCGATGTGCAGCATGTATAATACGAGCGTGTACGACCTCGATCGAACCCAGGAGTGGCTGCGGCGCACGCAGCAGATCGGCCGCCCGCCCCCGGTGCGTGGTGGCGTGGTGCCGGACGTGCGCGCTCGCCGCCAGACGCTGGCCTGCGTCGGCGCATCAGCCGCCGTGCTGGCGGGCCTAGCGCTGCTGCCCGGGCCGCGGGGACCCGCGCCGGCCGCGCCGCGCGCCGTGGCGCTCGCCCGCGCGCGCTGGCTGCCTGCACGGGCGATGGACGCGTCGGGCGCCGCGCTCCACGCCGCGCGCGCGACCGGTGCGCCCACCTCGGGGATGCCGGGAATCGCGTCGCCGCCGCCAGCGGGCTCACACGTTGCGCCGCCGGCGCCGGTCTGGCTCGACGGAGCGGCCCGGTGGTAGGCGTGGGCGGCATGGGACGTGTGCTCGCCCTGGACGTGGGCGACAGGACGATCGGGCTCGCCGTCAGCGACGAGGCGGGCGTATTCGCGTTCCCGCTGGAGACTCTCAGCCGCCAACCCGAGGGGCACCGCCGCGACGTGGCCGCCGTGGCGCGCATCGCCGCCGAGCGCGAGGTCACCGACATCGTGGTAGGCCACCCGATCCGGCTGGACGGCACTGTCGGGCCGCAGGCGGAGAAGGTGGAGGCGTTCGTCGAGCAGTTGCGCAAGCGCGTCGAGGCGCGAGTGCACCTCCAGGACGAGCGGCTGTCGACAGCCGAGTGCGAGCGCGCCATGCTGGACGCCGACGTTCGACGCGAGCGTCGCAAGAGGGCGGTGGACTCGATGGCCGCCAGCGTCATTCTACAGTCGTTCCTCGCCCGCGGGGGAAGGGCGGCCCCGCCCGTCGAATAGCCTCGTGGCGCGTGGCCGGCCGCGCGCCGGGGCGCCACGCCGGACATGCAGTCGATGCCCAGAGGTCCGCAGCGCAACCGGCTACCTTGGGTTCTCTCCGCCGCGCTTGCCGCCGCGGCGTGCGCGCTCGCCTGGGGCGCGCACGAGCTCGCGCCAGTCAGCGCGCGCGGCCGGACGGTGCGCGTGGCGGTGGCGCGTGGGCAGAACGTGTGGGGCGTGGCGGCCATGCTCGCCCGCCGCGGCCTGATCCGCCGTTCGGCGGCGTTCGTGGTCTACGCGGTGGCGCGTGGCGATGCCGGGCGCATTCGCGCAGGTGAGTACGGCCTATCGCCCTCGATGAGCGCCGCGCAGATCCTGGACCGACTCAAGCGCGGGGGCGCGGACGCCGACGATAGGGTGGTGGTGGTGCCGGAGGGCTTCACGGTGGCGCAGATCGCGCACGCGCTCAGCCAGCGGGGTGTCGCGTCCGACGAGGCGGCGGTGCGCCGGCTGGCGCGCCGGCCCGGCGGCGCGGTGCGCGCGCCCTTCCCCATGGCCCACGGCCTGGAAGGCTACCTCTTCCCGGACACCTATCGGCTGGCGCCGCGGGCGGGGGCCGCGGCCGCGCTCCAGGCCATGGTGGACACCTTC
This genomic interval from Chthonomonadales bacterium contains the following:
- a CDS encoding PEP-CTERM sorting domain-containing protein, which translates into the protein MGKALLRAVACLSLLAVVGLGPARAQSILYYVDLTLGTDQMAAALAALPGSYTVTTATDPTDFATQIALGTFDLGIFFQQNSSGLSYDAAFTALNAFVAGGGAAIATDWTLNNTHTTGLGATYTLNTNETTVTVTDPALATGISNPVDLFNPGWGIFSTGLSGTTAATFASAEGAIVVGNGGRSIVNGFLSDTFLDGPEGVQLYTNEIVSVLATPVVPEPGSLAMLAGGGLAFGVFALRRMRRA
- a CDS encoding DVUA0089 family protein gives rise to the protein MVLGVLAVRAPADDFDFSGNFTYDNDVLQFNFTVGAPSSVTVFSSSWLQGDPPAGFDPMLGIWDAAGNLIAFQDDGAVVGTTLSNGVPYSHGTWDSYYTVALGAGDYIATVTQFDNFNVGSLLSSGFVRDGVANRSFTSALGYGGATQTYFNGVWDGLDPRTSAWEFHLLNVAGATVQPAVPEPSSAVALALGGLALLALRRRRA
- the mltG gene encoding endolytic transglycosylase MltG, which gives rise to MPRGPQRNRLPWVLSAALAAAACALAWGAHELAPVSARGRTVRVAVARGQNVWGVAAMLARRGLIRRSAAFVVYAVARGDAGRIRAGEYGLSPSMSAAQILDRLKRGGADADDRVVVVPEGFTVAQIAHALSQRGVASDEAAVRRLARRPGGAVRAPFPMAHGLEGYLFPDTYRLAPRAGAAAALQAMVDTFAARFYEPHAAEIARSGHSLHEVVTIASLVEREARVDADRPQIAGVIENRLARGMRLEIDASVLYALGQHKSRVLFSDLEVASPYNTYRRAGLPPGPIASPGLASLVAALRPARSDRLFYVANPDGTHTFTRTLAEHRAATARARRSAGGPP
- a CDS encoding bifunctional YncE family protein/alkaline phosphatase family protein, giving the protein MSAKPLASLALAGVAAAAVAAAALTRPPPVAVARVGPVPGGVRVATGQMLRPAGDALAFGGRPVDLALSADRRTLYVKDNRGLVVVDADAWTIRQELPFPSGGSSMHGLAVSPDGAHVWTTGAGSLLWEARAVPDGRLEWARSIALPGPGGKGESYPCGLALTTDGRTAWVALSRNNAIAEVDLGAGAPRRQIPVGVAPYAVCLSRDGRAAWVSNWGGRRARTGERTAPSSGTPALVDARGVASSGTVSLVDLARGRPLVEVAAGLQPCALALSPDGARLYCAAANSDSVSVIDTAARRRIETILVRPDPALRFGSQPNALALSPDGRTLFAACGGNNAVAVIAPRGGPRGGGALRGFIPAGWYPGALASDGQRLFVANVKGIGSRGGDPKAHGRRVAWFLGTLNRVPLPADGRLAAWTRQVRADARVPQALRAWERRARAGTPVPVPSRPGGRSVFEHVIYVIKENRTYDQVLGDIGKGDSDPSLCIYGRAITPNHHALAEQFVLLDNFYCNGVNSADGHAWATEGNATGYLEKAFGGFTRSYPFGDDPLSYSSTGFLWDNALLAGLTFRNFGEMDYAEPVPAGASFVDILRDHRGRAGRVRFRQSIGVENLRRYSSRDYPGWSMRIPDVLRAERFLAELRRAERGGEWPALSIVYLPQDHTSGASPGAPTPRAHLADNDLALGRVVEGVSRSRFWPRTCIFVIEDDPQDGFDHVDGHRSLCFVVSPYTRRGVVVSLFYNQTSVIHTIERILGLPPMNQMDAGSPLMTECFTARRDLRPYRALPARVPLDELNPPASALRGERRRLALRSARLPLERPDEADEDELNRILWHLARGVDAPYPAHLAGAHGRGLRARGLRLAD
- a CDS encoding sigma-70 family RNA polymerase sigma factor; this translates as MRLGLPRRAAEQHTGAGQQAAFEALIDECWEALWRYAYRTAGSRDDAEDLMSEALIEGFRSFHQFRGETTFMRWMYRVMTTTRIDMVRRARRHAAESLEDGDGHGADAIVDESADPVRLVVDNSLSEEVQGALMALPEEFRSVVVLADMEQMDYADVSRALGIPIGTVRSRLHRGRNQLRRALAAHVTRP
- a CDS encoding aspartate/tyrosine/aromatic aminotransferase — translated: MRPSPFADVPDAPPDPILGLTEAFAADVNPRKVNLGVGVYQDASGRVPLLDCVRQASERWLLAEPTKAYLPIDGLPAYNAAAQDLLLGAGSPARRSGRAVTVETLGGTGALRVGAELLRRFLPSAVAYISSPTWENHRGVLEAAGLRVETYPYYDAATRALSFPAMLRALGAMPAGAVVVLHACCHNPTGVDPTPEQWEAIVAACREGGLVPFVDLAYQGFAEGLEGDALAVRLLAEAGAPFLVASSFSKSLSLYRERVGALTVVAASEDEARRLRTQLKRIIRASYSNPPSWGGQVAALVLGDSGLRARWEEELAAMRTRIRAMRVAFAAALRERATRRDFSFVERQRGMFSFLGIPLEEVRRLRAEYGLYVVDSGRICVAAINEGNLGYICDAIARVERG
- the ruvX gene encoding Holliday junction resolvase RuvX — encoded protein: MVGVGGMGRVLALDVGDRTIGLAVSDEAGVFAFPLETLSRQPEGHRRDVAAVARIAAEREVTDIVVGHPIRLDGTVGPQAEKVEAFVEQLRKRVEARVHLQDERLSTAECERAMLDADVRRERRKRAVDSMAASVILQSFLARGGRAAPPVE
- a CDS encoding zf-HC2 domain-containing protein, which gives rise to MTTCSDMLRAINDFIDGALPAETAVAVADHLRECRACRREHAALAATRRLLGNVPAPEAGPSRERVLARFRAGAGTEAGARSARPRPPALRRRLGWATAAALAVLGGAVAIGPGLLAPGRSSGVSGGLPAVREIDEMVALHAAQALAEAGPSAEFQRDAHAEATARLQAPEDFDAL